One window of the Diachasmimorpha longicaudata isolate KC_UGA_2023 chromosome 9, iyDiaLong2, whole genome shotgun sequence genome contains the following:
- the LOC135166084 gene encoding uncharacterized protein LOC135166084 — MVVERERPLQQRAPSDEGTSPPSQDTWPPQQQQNLMESTAQINRVAVQLGEFTPEDPELFFGIADRSFHAAGITSESTKFGHICGKLSRSRYATDVRDIILNPPADNPYTYLTTELIKRLSSSQEEKTRKLLEGAEMGDMKPSQFLRHLKNLAGPNFPDDALRTLWVTRLPADVQVLLATQRKASLDDAADLADKTIQILRPRIPPAAPQVAEAAAHSIEALLSLKLSQLALNLKEQFGDLRSEIESLKQSSRGDGGSPRGRNFRRERSRSRSTHRQHGTDRICWYHRRFGPEAKMCTRPCNFTAQGNGPSSH; from the coding sequence ATGGTCGTGGAACGAGAGCGGCCACTACAGCAGCGAGCACCATCCGACGAGGGCACCTCACCACCATCGCAGGACACGTGGCCTCCACAGCAGCAGCAGAACCTGATGGAGAGTACGGCCCAAATCAACCGAGTAGCCGTGCAGCTAGGAGAGTTCACGCCGGAGGACCCTGAACTCTTCTTCGGCATCGCCGATCGCAGTTTTCACGCAGCCGGGATCACTTCCGAATCAACAAAATTCGGCCACATCTGCGGGAAGCTCTCCAGGTCAAGGTACGCCACCGACGTGAGGGATATCATCCTGAACCCTCCGGCGGACAACCCCTACACATATTTAACAACGGAGCTCATAAAGCGCCTGAGCTCCTCCCAGGAGGAGAAGACGAGGAAGCTCCTAGAAGGCGCAGAAATGGGAGACATGAAACCGTCTCAGTTTCTGCGCCACCTAAAAAACCTGGCGGGACCCAACTTCCCGGACGATGCTCTCCGGACACTGTGGGTCACGCGCCTTCCGGCCGACGTCCAGGTGTTATTGGCCACCCAGCGCAAGGCCTCCCTCGACGACGCTGCAGATCTGGCCGACAAGACCATCCAGATCCTGAGACCAAGGATCCCACCTGCTGCTCCACAGGTCGCTGAGGCAGCGGCGCACAGCATTGAGGcgctcctgagcctcaagCTGTCCCAGTTGGCCCTCAACCTCAAGGAACAATTCGGCGACTTACGCTCTGAAATTGAGAGCCTGAAGCAGTCGAGCAGAGGAGACGGAGGATCCCCCCGCGGCCGCAACTTCAGGCGAGAGAGGTCCAGGTCGCGCTCCACGCACCGGCAGCACGGAACCGACCGCATCTGTTGGTACCATCGGCGCTTCGGACCTGAGGCTAAAATGTGCACACGACCGTGCAATTTCACCGCTCAGGGAAACGGACCGAGCAGTCACTAA